The proteins below are encoded in one region of Sporosarcina sp. FSL K6-1508:
- a CDS encoding site-specific integrase, which yields MIEFNVIGGWSRNRPIEEHERILRFLSLWGYEQGHQQKPSPFLSQHKGVLTLSTFVTLHKDKAQGLLIDVEPFYVACTFGLLATDILTTTGARINELLQINNTKECILIKKVKEKLHFSFKAIPKGRDSLEEFYISKQTMEHIQTVARLLKEHYTVEKIPSVLYRSDRKHFFPKPMSYYFQYEGKAIRKDAIYSSIRFLLHGLVFETQSGKPVTIKTHLLRHAFATEAVQRQNMNIDIVAKMLHQRDLNITAYYSAPTSSQIAESVSELHDVISSYVDIDDAYLRSPKELQQQFDEHAEKVGVYNKVLGGTCVTDFVCPTKMQCLGCKAKVPEPDQEDELLEVIQLSKDMEKRFKKMGLEVEVRKAKEMAKQAKIELKEIDLIKKYREERNYEPATKRNPFR from the coding sequence TTGATTGAATTTAATGTTATTGGAGGTTGGTCTAGGAATAGACCGATTGAAGAACATGAACGTATTTTAAGGTTTCTATCTTTATGGGGCTACGAACAAGGGCATCAGCAAAAGCCCTCTCCATTTCTATCTCAACATAAAGGCGTTTTAACACTGTCAACTTTTGTTACTTTGCACAAAGACAAAGCACAAGGACTATTAATTGATGTTGAGCCATTTTATGTAGCTTGTACATTTGGTCTATTAGCAACAGATATTTTAACTACTACTGGTGCAAGAATTAATGAATTACTTCAAATTAATAATACGAAAGAGTGTATCCTTATAAAAAAGGTTAAAGAGAAGTTGCATTTCTCATTTAAAGCTATCCCTAAAGGACGAGATTCATTAGAAGAATTTTATATAAGCAAACAGACTATGGAGCATATTCAAACCGTAGCAAGATTGTTAAAAGAGCATTATACTGTTGAGAAAATTCCAAGTGTTTTATATAGGAGTGATAGAAAGCATTTTTTCCCTAAGCCTATGTCCTATTATTTTCAATACGAAGGTAAAGCAATAAGAAAGGATGCTATATACAGTTCCATTCGATTCCTCCTTCATGGATTGGTTTTTGAAACACAAAGTGGTAAGCCCGTAACAATCAAGACCCACCTTTTACGCCATGCTTTTGCAACAGAAGCAGTCCAGCGACAAAACATGAATATTGATATTGTCGCAAAGATGTTACATCAGAGGGATTTGAATATAACAGCTTATTACTCTGCACCAACATCATCGCAAATCGCTGAATCAGTAAGTGAATTACATGATGTCATTTCAAGCTATGTCGATATTGATGATGCGTATTTAAGAAGCCCTAAAGAGTTGCAACAGCAATTTGATGAACACGCTGAAAAGGTTGGTGTATATAACAAAGTATTAGGTGGTACTTGCGTGACCGACTTCGTGTGTCCAACTAAAATGCAGTGTTTAGGTTGTAAAGCAAAAGTACCTGAACCAGACCAAGAGGATGAACTTTTAGAAGTTATTCAATTATCAAAGGATATGGAGAAACGATTCAAGAAGATGGGGTTAGAAGTTGAAGTTCGTAAAGCAAAAGAAATGGCGAAGCAAGCTAAGATTGAATTAAAAGAGATTGACTTGATAAAAAAATATAGAGAGGAACGTAATTATGAACCAGCAACAAAGCGTAATCCATTCAGATAA
- a CDS encoding rhomboid family intramembrane serine protease, protein MDTIFGKDNANVYTIIIVLYILVFILDKLIFKDTFLELAGGKSFNNMQGKEWYRLLTGSFFHQNILHLLGNVYGMYFVGIILEDKIGSWKFLTIYLIGNIITYLVYAIFANYTEGTGASPGIYALIACIIILHLYDKEFLSLQFDSWPVIYIFAILILGNFYGMGAFIVHILGFSFGIIITLIFLFLNVLI, encoded by the coding sequence GTGGATACAATTTTTGGAAAGGATAACGCTAACGTTTATACAATAATTATTGTTCTCTACATTTTAGTTTTTATATTGGATAAACTAATATTTAAAGATACTTTTTTGGAATTGGCTGGTGGGAAAAGTTTTAATAATATGCAGGGTAAAGAGTGGTATCGACTGCTTACGGGCTCATTTTTTCATCAAAATATATTGCATTTATTAGGCAATGTTTATGGTATGTATTTTGTTGGTATTATTCTTGAAGATAAGATTGGTAGTTGGAAGTTCTTAACTATTTACTTAATCGGAAATATAATTACATATCTTGTATATGCTATTTTTGCAAATTACACAGAAGGCACTGGAGCATCGCCGGGAATTTATGCACTTATTGCCTGCATAATTATCCTACACCTATATGACAAAGAATTTCTTAGTTTACAATTTGATAGCTGGCCCGTAATTTACATATTTGCTATTTTGATACTTGGAAACTTTTATGGGATGGGTGCATTTATCGTACATATTCTAGGTTTTAGTTTTGGTATAATTATTACGTTAATATTTTTGTTTTTAAATGTATTGATTTAG